The candidate division WOR-3 bacterium genome has a window encoding:
- a CDS encoding sigma-70 family RNA polymerase sigma factor has translation MPQIDGEQLKAALVQAQESLEGIRTLTEAFIRHRIREYRQGESIEEDDITEKVFQQLARALCSYDKDRAANPFAWFMTVVDHRIIDYCRQHKIPIASLDEPRQSRDQDKEEREPSEPADTVSPTPSSMHRQMEAHEVLIEAMSRLSSPARREMLLIVTLFPELSYEEIVKITHHVSVDAAKECKSRTMKEMRKHLADMGYDPAMFGALLRGE, from the coding sequence ATGCCTCAGATAGACGGCGAGCAACTCAAAGCAGCGCTGGTTCAGGCACAGGAGTCGTTGGAGGGGATTCGTACCTTAACTGAGGCTTTCATCCGCCACCGCATCCGGGAGTATCGGCAGGGCGAGTCCATCGAGGAAGATGACATCACCGAGAAGGTATTCCAGCAGTTGGCCCGGGCGCTCTGTTCTTATGATAAGGATAGAGCCGCCAATCCGTTCGCCTGGTTCATGACCGTTGTTGACCACCGTATCATTGACTACTGCCGGCAGCACAAGATACCAATTGCGTCGCTCGATGAACCAAGGCAGAGCCGTGACCAGGACAAGGAAGAGCGGGAACCATCAGAGCCTGCCGATACGGTGTCACCGACGCCTAGTTCTATGCACCGACAGATGGAGGCGCACGAAGTCCTGATTGAGGCAATGTCGAGGCTTTCTTCGCCTGCCAGGCGGGAAATGCTTCTGATAGTCACGCTTTTCCCAGAGCTGTCGTACGAGGAAATTGTGAAGATAACCCATCACGTCAGCGTGGACGCGGCCAAGGAGTGCAAGTCCCGGACAATGAAGGAGATGCGAAAGCACCTTGCCGACATGGGATATGACCCGGCAATGTTCGGCGCGCTACTGCGTGGAGAGTAG
- a CDS encoding type II restriction endonuclease, translated as MSRVPGNSVARAEGDFKPLLERYFADFFRVVETREHTWTVKGFIDVYRNIYTISLDTKVVSKVIELMVFPVIVRFCHEHGYDMVLSAHQNHYPDISFVHRKSKTRLALDLKSTYRIGPDRVNGMTLGAFTGYFRNRQSAKNVTFPYGSYARHFVLGVIYTRADAHNAGLRLEELGYTLSGSAHSALMRFVSGPSEETFGRLARVLHIPERKFPAVRRAVESVLIDERKKYRLSALKRIPSVVRDFDFFLQEKWRVATDRPGSGNTKNIGSTTSVAELKNGTGPFTKYPKGDKLFDDYWTYYLARDMARAAELKKPPYHNLKTYFEYKKS; from the coding sequence GTGAGCAGAGTCCCCGGCAATTCTGTGGCCAGAGCTGAGGGAGATTTCAAGCCACTGTTGGAGCGTTACTTTGCCGACTTCTTCCGTGTCGTCGAGACGCGTGAGCACACCTGGACGGTCAAAGGCTTCATTGACGTATACCGCAACATCTACACCATCAGCTTGGACACCAAGGTAGTCTCCAAGGTCATCGAACTAATGGTCTTTCCGGTCATCGTCCGGTTCTGCCATGAACACGGATATGACATGGTTCTGAGTGCACATCAGAATCACTACCCGGACATCTCGTTCGTACACCGCAAGAGCAAGACCCGCCTGGCACTGGACCTGAAGAGTACCTATCGCATCGGGCCGGACCGGGTCAACGGCATGACCTTGGGTGCGTTCACCGGTTACTTCCGCAACCGCCAATCGGCCAAGAACGTGACCTTTCCTTACGGTTCGTACGCGCGGCACTTCGTTCTGGGTGTTATCTATACCAGAGCCGACGCCCATAACGCCGGTCTACGCCTGGAAGAACTGGGTTACACACTGTCCGGCAGTGCGCACTCTGCGCTGATGAGGTTCGTCTCCGGCCCAAGCGAGGAAACGTTCGGCCGGCTCGCGCGCGTCCTGCACATCCCTGAACGCAAGTTCCCTGCGGTGCGCCGCGCGGTCGAGTCGGTGCTGATTGACGAACGAAAGAAGTACCGTCTGAGCGCGCTGAAGCGGATACCCTCGGTCGTGCGCGACTTCGACTTCTTCCTGCAGGAGAAATGGCGTGTCGCGACCGACCGGCCGGGCAGCGGCAACACCAAGAACATCGGCTCAACTACATCGGTGGCCGAACTCAAGAACGGAACCGGACCGTTCACCAAATATCCGAAGGGCGACAAACTCTTCGACGACTACTGGACCTACTACCTGGCCAGGGATATGGCCCGGGCCGCGGAGCTGAAGAAACCGCCGTACCACAACCTCAAGACCTACTTCGAGTACAAGAAGAGCTGA
- a CDS encoding tetratricopeptide repeat protein: MLRYRWQDATKELNEAVSLTVADNLAMVSILSLLAVCHETTGRIAEASRVLAEALFYAQAENCPQAISTIANSIGYLCQTTGRFDLARAHHQEALRAAEAAGSEQLCAWSHHYMGNVFRHNGNLLVAEQEHGKALTISKTYGYWLTEAWAYGGLGLVHRRRGQSQMALDNLTNAYRMFVRLENLRGQAWALLNIAEVFVKQGQWSLAVEHIDQSLDRNRLVGRIEGSAMRRKALVLVQKGTTRNLDEALACLRSALETDRKTGDKLGEGRSLADLGYTYYQKRDLVNARKYCEKGLTIQNAVGTLADRSWTQWLLAIICYAEGKVGDARVYLDEALAAARRADDQKAVGRLLGSLGEAERLDGKLDRALSLFQQALAACEQSDYRTRLPWTLRKTAQTLVQMGRIKEAAQYAERAFRAAQDAGLDEQLWKALELRARLYILSCDYEKARELLEQAMQIAFNVGRPEDLADLRQLLAEVNRPSHLLQKGEKPEGK, translated from the coding sequence ATGCTGAGATACCGGTGGCAGGATGCAACGAAGGAGCTGAATGAGGCGGTTTCCCTGACAGTTGCGGACAACCTTGCCATGGTTTCAATACTCTCGCTTCTGGCCGTGTGCCATGAAACCACCGGCCGGATAGCGGAAGCGAGCCGGGTCCTGGCCGAAGCCCTTTTCTATGCCCAGGCCGAGAATTGCCCTCAGGCGATCTCGACCATCGCGAATTCCATTGGCTACCTGTGCCAGACTACCGGCCGATTTGACCTTGCCCGGGCCCACCACCAGGAAGCGCTCCGGGCAGCAGAGGCAGCCGGAAGCGAGCAGTTGTGCGCGTGGTCACATCACTACATGGGCAATGTCTTTCGCCACAACGGCAACTTACTCGTCGCCGAGCAGGAACACGGCAAAGCGCTGACCATAAGCAAGACCTATGGCTACTGGCTCACCGAGGCCTGGGCGTACGGCGGGCTCGGTCTGGTGCACCGACGCCGGGGCCAGTCGCAGATGGCCCTGGACAACCTGACGAACGCATACCGGATGTTTGTCCGTCTGGAGAATCTGCGCGGGCAAGCCTGGGCACTACTCAACATCGCAGAAGTCTTCGTCAAGCAGGGCCAGTGGAGCCTGGCAGTGGAGCATATTGACCAGAGTCTTGACCGTAACCGGTTGGTCGGCCGCATCGAGGGCTCGGCCATGCGACGAAAAGCGCTGGTCTTGGTTCAGAAGGGAACAACACGTAATTTGGACGAGGCACTCGCGTGCCTGCGCAGCGCCTTGGAGACCGACCGTAAGACCGGTGACAAGCTGGGCGAGGGCCGTTCCTTGGCCGATTTGGGTTACACCTACTACCAGAAGCGTGACCTGGTCAACGCCCGGAAGTACTGCGAGAAGGGCCTGACTATCCAGAATGCGGTCGGGACCCTTGCCGACCGGTCATGGACCCAGTGGCTCTTGGCCATTATCTGCTATGCCGAGGGCAAGGTCGGAGACGCCAGGGTCTACCTCGACGAGGCGTTGGCGGCCGCGCGCCGGGCCGACGACCAGAAGGCAGTGGGTCGGCTGCTCGGCAGCCTGGGAGAGGCGGAACGTCTGGACGGCAAGCTTGACCGGGCCTTGAGCCTGTTTCAACAGGCTCTGGCCGCGTGCGAACAGAGCGACTATCGGACACGCCTGCCCTGGACCCTGCGCAAGACCGCTCAGACCCTGGTCCAGATGGGTCGCATCAAAGAGGCTGCCCAATACGCCGAAAGGGCGTTTCGGGCAGCGCAAGACGCAGGTTTGGACGAACAGCTATGGAAAGCGCTCGAGCTCCGTGCAAGACTCTACATCCTCAGCTGCGACTACGAAAAGGCCCGGGAATTACTGGAACAGGCAATGCAGATTGCCTTCAACGTCGGCAGGCCCGAAGACCTTGCTGACCTGAGGCAGCTTCTGGCCGAGGTCAACAGGCCAAGTCATCTGCTGCAGAAAGGCGAAAAGCCAGAGGGAAAGTAG